GGCCCCACCCGGTGCTGCCGAGGTCAAAGGCAGCGTGGAGGGCGCCAACGGCCTGCTTCATCTGGGACTGCTGGACGAGAACCCCAAGTCCGTGGGACAAATGCCCCGTCTGGACCATCTCGATGCCTTCGTCCGCCAGCACCTGTGCCACTTGCGCCAGCACGACGGTGTCGGACGCGACGCCGCCGACGACGACCACCTTGGCAAAGCCGCAGGTGACCTCGACCCGGAGACCACTCGGCTGCAGGCGTTCCTGCACGACCTGCGCGTGTTTCTCCCCGATGACGCACGAGAACTGCCCCGGGTCGGACGCAATCCAGTCCACATCCAGCCCGCAGCGCGCCAAGCCGTCGAGGATTTCTCCACACCGGTGCCCGACCGACTCCACCATCAAACGGGCGACGTCGCTCTGCTGGGTCACGCCAATGACAGGGCGCGCCAGCGTCCGGCCGCCTTCCAGCGGGCCGTCGGCGTGGCCGATGAGGGTGCCGCTGTCCGTCGACGTCGTGCATCGAACATACATCGGCACCCCCTTTTGCATCGCCAGTTCCACCGCCCGGGGGTGTACGACCTTCGCACCTTGCAATGCAAATTGGTACATTTCCTGATAGCTTAAGTTGGGCAGCTTTTGCGCGTCTGGAACGATGCGGGGGTCCGCCGTCATCACACCAGCCACGTCGGTGTAAATATCCACCGCCTCTGCCTCCAGCGCGACACCGAGTGCGGCCGCCGTCGTGTCGCTTCCGCCGCGGCCGAGCGTCGTGATCTCCCCGGACGGACTGTACCCCTGGAACCCCGTGACAACCGGGACACACCCCTTTGCGAGTTCTGATTCAATCCGCGCAGGATTGACGCCGAGAATGGAAGCATCTCCGTGGCGGTCATCCGTCATGATGCCCGCCTGCTGCCCGTTCAGCGCTGTCGCCTGCACGCCGTGTTCGCACAGCAAGTTTGCAAAGACAACGGCGGAAATCGTCTCTCCGCACGCCATCAGGACGTCCAGTTCTCTGGCGGAAACCGCGGCGTCCGGCCCGACCAGCGACAAGAGCGTATCGGTGGCGTAGGGGTCGCCGGATCGCCCCATCGCCGACACGACCACGACGGCAGGAACGCCTTGCTCGAGTGTCCGCTTCACATGCTGCACGGCTGCGGCGCGCGCTTGCGGGGACGCAACGGAGGTACCGCCAAATTTGAGGATGCGGACGCTCATCGACTTCCCTCCCGGAACAGAATCCATCGTTTCATCGCACCACCAGTTCCGGCTTGCGGGCCGCCACGAAACCGGGCCTCGGCTTACCGCCGGAATAGGGCGGCTGCAAGGCATTCTCGACACTGTTGTAGACAACAAAAACGTTGCGGCGAGGCAGCGGGGTAATGTTGCTGTTGGAACCGTGCATCGTGTTGCACTCGAACATCAAGACCGACCCGGCCTTGGCGCTCGGCATTTGCAGGCCGTAGCGATCGACCAGCCAGGTCAGGCTGCCGCGGTCCGGCACCCCCACCTCCTGGCGGCGCAGGGACTGCTTGTAGTGGTCCTCCGGTGTCTTGCCCACACACGAGATGAAGTGCTTGTGCGACCCTGGCACCAGCATCAGCGAGCCGTTGAAGGGGAGGTTGTCGTCCAGCAGGATGGAGAAACTGACCGCCCGCATCCGCGGCATGCCGTCTTCCACATGCCACGTTTCGAAGTCGGAGTGCCAGTAGAACTCCTTTCCTTCGAAGCCAGGCTTGAAGTTGATGCGCGACTGGTGCACATACACCTCACTGTCAAGGAGCTGGCGTGCGCGGTCGAGCAGCCTGCTGTCGCGCGAGATGCGGTTGAAGGCTGTGTCCGTTTCGTGGATCGCGAACACCGACCGCACCTCTTCGCTCTCCGGCTCACGAATGACCGCTTGTGAATGGCTGCCTTCGTTCTCCTCCAACACCCGCGCCATCTCCGCGCGCATCTGCTCCACTTCGGTTTGTGTAAACAAGTTTTCCAGCATCAGAAACCCGTCCCGTTCGTACTGGGCGAGCTGGTCCGCCGTGAGCGGACCGTCCGCCGCCAGCCCGTTGCTGCGGTACACGACCGGGTCCTTGCGCGCTTCGATGGAGGGACGGTCGTGGACACGCGATGGATAGACGTCTGGCACGATGGTCTGTTGCACAAGTCACACTCCTTTCACCGTTCTGGCCTTCACCCGTCAAGTTGACAGCGGATAGGCGCCATCCGGGCCATGGACTTCCCGTCCGGTGCACGGCGGGTTGAACACACACACCAGGCGCAAGTCGGTTTTCGGCCGCACCCGGTGCTGGTCGTGATTGTTCAAGAGATACATCGTGCCTGGGCGAATCGAGTGGACCTCACCGGTCTGCAAATCCTCGATTTCCCCTTCGCCTTCGATGCAGTACACGGCCTCAATGTGGTTTTTGTACCACATCATCGTGTCGGTGCCGGCTTTCATAATCGTGTCGTGCAGCGAAAAACCCACGTTGTCGTCTCGCAAAATCAACCTGCGGCTGGACCACGTCTCCGCATGTACGTCGCGATCGGTGCCCTGGATGTCCTGCAGTTGTCTGACAATCATGGATGGATCCCCTCCCGTTGGATGTACAACAGTCGTGACGACACAAATTCACCGTTGGCTCCCAATGTTTGCACCGCGGCCGGTTGGCCGGGGTTACAGGACGTGTTCGATGCTGTCCTCCAAAATCTGCAGTCCTTCGTCCAGGGTGCTGGGGTCAATCGTCAGCGGCGGCAGCAGCTTGACAACTTCGTCATCGGGACCCGCCGTTTCAATGATGAGACCGCGCTCAAACGCCGCTGCGGAAATTTGCTTTGCTTTTTCTGGGTCCCCGCAGACGAGCCCCAAAATCAGCCCCCGGCCGCGCACCTTCGCCTTCAGGCCCGGATACTTGACCGTCCATCGTTCGAGCCTCGCCCGGACGCGCTTGCCTTTGAGGCGGATCTCCTGTTCGAGGGTGTCGTTCCGCCAAAACGACAGGGCCTCCGTTGCGGTCACAAAGGCCAGGTTGTGGCCGCGGAAGGTGCCGTTATGTTCACCGGGATCCCAAACGTCAAGCTCTGGTTTGATGAGCGTCAGGGCCATGGGGAGGCCGTAGCCGCTGATGGATTTCGACAGGCACACAATGTCCGGCTTGAGCCCGGCATCCTCAAAGCTGAAGAAGGCGCCTGTACGTCCGCACCCAACCTGGATGTCGTCGACGATGAGGACGATGCCCATCCGTCTGCAAAGCTTCTCGACTTTTCGCAGCCACGCCGCGCTGGCTACGTTGACGCCGCCTTCCCCCTGAACGGTTTCGAGAATGATTGCAGCCGGGCGGGAGATGCCGCTGCCCCCGTCAGCAAGCAGTTGTTCCAGGTAATCGACCGAATCCAGGCCGCCTTCGAAGTAGCCGTCGTAGGGCATCGTCACCACGTTCGACAGCGGCACGCCCGCGCCGCCGCGCTTGAACTTGTTGCCTGTGACGGCCAGCGAACCGAGGGTCATGCCGTGAAACGCGTTGGTGAAGTTCACGACGGTGGTTCTGCCCGTGGCCTTGCGTGCCAGTTTCAGCGCGCTCTCCACCGCGTTCGTGCCGGTCGGGCCGGGAAACATGACCTTGTAGGTCAGCCCCCGCGGTTCGAGAATCACCTGCTGAAACTGTTCCAAAAACCGCGCCTTCGCCTCTGTTCCCATGTCGAGGCTGTGGGCGATGCCGTCGCTCGCCACGTAGTCCAACAGCTTTTCCTTCATTCGCGGGTGATTGTGCCCGTAATTCAGCGCGCCTGCACCAGCAAAGAAGTCAATATACACACGGTTCTGAAGATCCCACATGCGTGAACCGCGCGCTCGTGTAAAGACCGTGGGAAAACTTCGGATGTAACTTCGCACCGAGGATTCCAAATCTTCGAAAACGTCAAGGGGAGACAACATCGTTTCTTGGATCGCGTTCAGCAAACCGGCAACGCCTCCTATTCAGATTGACCCTTCATGCAGCGGGCCGATGTGGTACAGGTGTTCAGGTTGATGCGATTCACCCGGGAAACATGAGGCAGGAAAACAAGGCAAGACGGTACAGGTTGCATTTCGCGCCTTCGCAATACCGCGAAACAGCGCGTCGGAAGGGCCGTTGTCAGGCGTAACCGTGGCCTCCAGCCAGGTCGTGCCCCGACACGCTTCACTGTCGAGCAGGGCCTCTAACAACCGAGTGCCGAGCCGCTGCCGCCGAAAATCCGGATGAACGGCAACTTGCCAGACAAACAGGGTATCGGGCTGCTCGGGCAAGTGAAATCCCGAAATAAATCCCGCGAGACAATCGCCAGCGTCAGCCACCAGGCAGGTCTTGTTGAAGAACTTGCTCAGCATGAGGTAAGTGTAAGGAGAATTGAGGTCCAATGTGCCCGCATCCCGAATCAATTGCCAGATGCGCGGCCCGTCGTCGACAAGGGGTGATCGGACGTGCCAGTCCATCCGTACTGTCATCAGCCTTCGTTCGCGGTGGACCGTGTCTCGGGTCCGGTAGACGCCGCGAACCTTTCCCACCTCGCTTTCGAATGCCTTCAGTTGTGTGAACACCGTTGCGTGGTTTATTTTGCCGGAAAGCCAGCCAGCGCTCAACCCGCAGGAAACGGCCTGAGCCGCCGCCTCGCGGCATCTCGCTGGATAAGAAAGCCTTACATAGCATGAACGCCAGAATCCTCCCGATTCCACTCGGATTTATCCGGAGCGCCTGTGCAGCAGCGCCTGACGTTGAAAAATCGGTTTGAAATTGGACAAGCCCGAAGTTACGATGGCAATGGAAAAACGTTTTCAACCCTTCCAAGGAGGCCACCCATCATGATGCGTGTGAGTTTCGTAAGCATTCCGGTCACCGACCAGGACCGGGCGCTCCAGTTTTACACCGAAAAGCTCGGGTTCGACGTCGTCACCGACCAGGCGTTTGGCAACGGCATGCGCTGGATTCAGTTGAAACCCCCCGGCGCCGAAACGGACGTGGTGCTGTTCACGCCGCCAGGCCAGGAAAACCGCATCGGCGGCTACCAGAACATCGCCTTTACCTGCGAAGATGTGGTCGGGACCTGCCACACTCTGAAAGCCCGCGGCGTCGTGTTCGTCAAGGAGCCGGAGCGGGCCAATTGGGGCGGGATGGAAGCGATTTTTCAAGATCCCGACGGAAACACGTTTGTCCTCGCCAACCCGCGCGAATGAGCAGCAAACGCAGATGGTGACGGGCACGCGGACGGGTACGCGCCTGCGTGCCCGTCCGCTGGCGCGGCGCGAAGCGCAAGCGGATGTTCATGCAGCCATTTTCAAGTGAAATTCAATCCTGCGCGGTCAAAATCGGATTACAGTCCTGACCCAGGAGGGGTGCGGCCGTGTCCGAAACGAACCGCCGAACGTCTGAGCAGCAAGCGCGGATGTGGCGCAGGCACCGTCTGTTGACGGCCCTGTCGTGGGGTACGTTTGTCCTGGCATTCCTTGGCTTTTTCACCATTTGGGTAAAGGTATCCCACACATCGTCCTCGCCGTCGGCCTCGATGCCGTCAACCGGGGCTGGAATTGCCTCGGGGGGCGGGGCAGCACAGGGTACAAATCCATATCCTTCTGACGGCTCCGGTGGTGTGTTCCAGGGCTCGTCCCCATACACCGGCGGAACGCAGGGCAGCTTGTTCGGTGACAGCGGCGGAGCGGGCGGCGCAGGCATCGGGCAGCAAGCCCCTGACTTTGGGTCCGCTGCGTCGTGATCAGAACATGCTGCACACCCTGTCATTCCATGCGATGGGCACCAACATGGAGCTCGGCATCTGGGCGGAACCGCAGCCGCCGGATTCACTGGTGCATGACCTGAACGACGTGCAAGCCGAAATTCAGCGTCTGGAACAACGCCTGTCAAGATTTGAACCCGCCAGCGACATCAGCCGCCTCAATCAAAACGCCGGCGTGTGGGTTTCCGTACACGCCGAAACGCTTGAGGTCCTGCACCTTGCAGCGCGTGCGTTTGTGGAGTCGGAGGGGCTGTTCCACCCGGCGCTCGGGGCGCAAATGGAGCAGCTTGGCTACGACCGGTCGTTTGACGTTGGATTGGACCGCGCCGAGTCTGTGGCGCGCCGCACGACGGCACCGGTTCCGCCGCGGCTGCCCTGGACCTGTTCGGCAGCCGGACAAGTTCGGCTGGAGGCCGGGTGCAAGATTGACCTCGGCGGCATCGCCAAAGGGTGGATTGTCGAACAAGCTGCCCATATGCTGCGAAACCGAGGCCAGCAAAACTTTGTGGTGAACGCGGGCGGAGATATGGTGTGCGCCAGACGCAAGGGAGACGCGCCCTGGTCGATTGGCATCGCCGACCCCGCGCAGCCGGACGTGTACGTCCTCACCCTGGACGTCGAAAACGCCTGTGTCGCGACCAGCGGAACCTATCGGCGCCGCTGGCGGACCGGGCGCGACGTTCGCCACCACATCCTTGACCCGCGCACGGGGCTGCCGGCCGACTCGGACCTGGTTTCCTGCACCGTGATCCACCCCAGTTTGGTCGCGGCGGAAGTGATGGCCAAAGTGTTTCTGATTTTGGGGCTGGAGCAAGGCCGAGCGTGGATGGAGAAGGTGCCGAACCGGGGCTGGGCAGCCATCCGGTCAGACGGAGAGGTGACGCATTCGTGGACATCGTAGAAGAACCGCAAGTCTTCCCATTCGTGTTGACCTGCGTCTTGACCTTTGTGCTGATGGCCATGACCTACGGCATGACGTACCTGCTGCATCTGCCGACCACGCGGGCGGACGACCTGTACTGGTACTTGACCCGCGCCGCGGCCTTCATCGCCTATGCGCTGTTGACGTTGACCGTGATGCTGGGTGTCTCCTCATCCAGCGCCCTGTGGGATCGCTGGCGCGCGCGGCGCCTCATGACACAACTGCACCAGTTTACTTCCTTGATGGTTCTGCCCTTTCTGGTACTCCACCTATGGGCACTCCATCAAGATACCTCCGTACCCTTTCCATGGCCGGCGGTCTTCGTTCCATTCGAGGCTTCCTACCGTCCGTTTGCCACAGGGCTCGGCGTGCTCAGCCTGTTCACCGTACTAATTCTGTGGATCACGTCGTTCCTCCGCGCCAAGCTCGGCACGCGCACCTGGCGAGCGATTCATTTCCTGTCGTTTCCGACCTATCTGGCGGTCACCCTCCATGGGCTGCTGTCTGGTTCCGACAGCGGCGCAGTGTGGGCGCGGTGGCTGTATCTGCTTCCGCTTGTCGTGATTGTGCTGCTCAGCTTCCAGCGGCTGCGGGCTCGGCGGTAGGCGCCGTCAACGTGGCCGTCATCCGGAACAGGGTGCCGATGGCATCCTCCATCCGCAGGAAAATCGGGATGAGGTCCGGCGGAATGTCCATCCCCCGGATTTCCTGCTTGGTGTAGGTGCGGACGCTGTCCAGCACACCGTTCGCCGCATCCGGATGCGCAGCTTCCCCCGCCGCCTGATGCTCCACCGCCAGCGCCAACTCGGACAGACAGCGGTCCACGTAGGTGAGGAATTGCTGCACCCGCGGGTCAGCCAGGACATCGCGCGGTGCGTTTCGCGTGTACGATTCCACCCACAAAATGGCGTCGGACAAGCGGTGCAGCGCCGTGAGCATACCCTCGACCGACGCAGCGTCCCAGGACTGTTTCCCAGGTTCGTTGACGGCCTGGTTCACCAGGCTGACCGCATTGGTGCGGGCGAGCCGCGTCTGCTTTCGATAAAATGCCGGATCGTGTTTGGAACGGTCTTCGCGGCCGCCCCGGTCCGCGAGCTGCCCCGCGTCGTCCGTCCGCAGCCAAACCGAACGCAAATACAGCTGCTCCTGCCGAATCACACGCGCAATCGCCGCGGGGACATTCCGCCGCTGCCAGGTTGGCCAGACAATGTAGGCCAAAAAAGCCAGCAAGCTGCCTGCAATCGTGTACACGACGCGATTGACCAGCATCGCGAGCGGGGCAAGGTGCTGAAAAAAGGACAGCAGCACGACGACTTCGGCCGTCAGGAAGGTCGAGAAAACCACGAGGTTGTAATTCAAAAACGCGTACATCCCCCACAACAAGAGCCCCATCAGAACAATGCCCAGGGTGTGGGTTTCATCCGGAATCGCGATGAGCCCCGTGGCAACCACAGCCCCGATGAGTGTACCGACAGAGCGGCCCACCCCGCGAATGAAGGTTGTGGAGAACTCCGGCTTCAAAATGACCAGCACCGTCAGGGGCAGCCAATAACTGCGTTGAAGGGGCGACACCGACTCCAGCAGCACGGCGATGCACATCGCAGCAGCAAGACGCACGGCGTGACGGAACGCCGAACTGCGAAAGGTGAAATTGGTGCGCAGCGTTTCCCATGCCGTGCGCAGGGGCGGCGGACTGAGCCGCAGCCGCTGTTCCAGGAAGCGCTGTCCAAGGGTCCGCCGGTCGCTCTGCACCCGCTCCATCATGCGGTGCAGTTCCTCGCACGCATGGCGGACGCATGTCGATGCATGCTTCCAGCCGCCCGCCTCCAGCCGGCCTGCCGCGGCCTCCAGCGTCCGGAACTGCTGCGCCGCCGCCTGTCCCTCGGGATGCGCCCGCGCCGTTCGGTTGAACAGCATCGTCCGCGGTTCACGCGCCAGCCGGTCCGCAGCGGCGGTGAGCAGATGTGCGACGGCCTCGCGCGCAGCGGCCACATCCCGCAGCAAGCGTCCATCCTCCGGCGCCTCGGCGTCGCGTACGGCTCGTTCCATACCGACGAGTGCCACCACCTCAATGCGAATCGATTCTGCAAAGTCCAGCAAGGTCCGAAGCGTCTCCCACCGGCTCTGCACCATGAACGAATCCGACAGTCGAGCCCCCGCGTCCAGCAAGGTGGACGCCACCTTCAAGTCGGCACCGCGGCTGGGGGTTCGCGCGTACTGTGCAATGGCGCGCAAAGCGGCGCTCACGCCAGCTCGTTCCGCGTTGGAGGTGCGCAGCCACTCCACGGCGATGAGCAAAATCATCTGCACCAGCGCCCCGCACAACATGAACAGCGACCGTTCCAAGGCCTGTCCGGCCGTCAAGTGACCGGCAGGCATAA
Above is a genomic segment from Alicyclobacillus cycloheptanicus containing:
- a CDS encoding aspartate kinase codes for the protein MSVRILKFGGTSVASPQARAAAVQHVKRTLEQGVPAVVVVSAMGRSGDPYATDTLLSLVGPDAAVSARELDVLMACGETISAVVFANLLCEHGVQATALNGQQAGIMTDDRHGDASILGVNPARIESELAKGCVPVVTGFQGYSPSGEITTLGRGGSDTTAAALGVALEAEAVDIYTDVAGVMTADPRIVPDAQKLPNLSYQEMYQFALQGAKVVHPRAVELAMQKGVPMYVRCTTSTDSGTLIGHADGPLEGGRTLARPVIGVTQQSDVARLMVESVGHRCGEILDGLARCGLDVDWIASDPGQFSCVIGEKHAQVVQERLQPSGLRVEVTCGFAKVVVVGGVASDTVVLAQVAQVLADEGIEMVQTGHLSHGLGVLVQQSQMKQAVGALHAAFDLGSTGWGPRAAAHTEEAAMPLSAVPAG
- the thpD gene encoding ectoine hydroxylase, translating into MQQTIVPDVYPSRVHDRPSIEARKDPVVYRSNGLAADGPLTADQLAQYERDGFLMLENLFTQTEVEQMRAEMARVLEENEGSHSQAVIREPESEEVRSVFAIHETDTAFNRISRDSRLLDRARQLLDSEVYVHQSRINFKPGFEGKEFYWHSDFETWHVEDGMPRMRAVSFSILLDDNLPFNGSLMLVPGSHKHFISCVGKTPEDHYKQSLRRQEVGVPDRGSLTWLVDRYGLQMPSAKAGSVLMFECNTMHGSNSNITPLPRRNVFVVYNSVENALQPPYSGGKPRPGFVAARKPELVVR
- a CDS encoding ectoine synthase, with the protein product MIVRQLQDIQGTDRDVHAETWSSRRLILRDDNVGFSLHDTIMKAGTDTMMWYKNHIEAVYCIEGEGEIEDLQTGEVHSIRPGTMYLLNNHDQHRVRPKTDLRLVCVFNPPCTGREVHGPDGAYPLST
- the ectB gene encoding diaminobutyrate--2-oxoglutarate transaminase — protein: MLSPLDVFEDLESSVRSYIRSFPTVFTRARGSRMWDLQNRVYIDFFAGAGALNYGHNHPRMKEKLLDYVASDGIAHSLDMGTEAKARFLEQFQQVILEPRGLTYKVMFPGPTGTNAVESALKLARKATGRTTVVNFTNAFHGMTLGSLAVTGNKFKRGGAGVPLSNVVTMPYDGYFEGGLDSVDYLEQLLADGGSGISRPAAIILETVQGEGGVNVASAAWLRKVEKLCRRMGIVLIVDDIQVGCGRTGAFFSFEDAGLKPDIVCLSKSISGYGLPMALTLIKPELDVWDPGEHNGTFRGHNLAFVTATEALSFWRNDTLEQEIRLKGKRVRARLERWTVKYPGLKAKVRGRGLILGLVCGDPEKAKQISAAAFERGLIIETAGPDDEVVKLLPPLTIDPSTLDEGLQILEDSIEHVL
- the ectA gene encoding diaminobutyrate acetyltransferase, with the protein product MGKVRGVYRTRDTVHRERRLMTVRMDWHVRSPLVDDGPRIWQLIRDAGTLDLNSPYTYLMLSKFFNKTCLVADAGDCLAGFISGFHLPEQPDTLFVWQVAVHPDFRRQRLGTRLLEALLDSEACRGTTWLEATVTPDNGPSDALFRGIAKARNATCTVLPCFPASCFPGESHQPEHLYHIGPLHEGSI
- a CDS encoding VOC family protein, with amino-acid sequence MMRVSFVSIPVTDQDRALQFYTEKLGFDVVTDQAFGNGMRWIQLKPPGAETDVVLFTPPGQENRIGGYQNIAFTCEDVVGTCHTLKARGVVFVKEPERANWGGMEAIFQDPDGNTFVLANPRE
- a CDS encoding FAD:protein FMN transferase is translated as MTAAERAAQASGSKPLTLGPLRRDQNMLHTLSFHAMGTNMELGIWAEPQPPDSLVHDLNDVQAEIQRLEQRLSRFEPASDISRLNQNAGVWVSVHAETLEVLHLAARAFVESEGLFHPALGAQMEQLGYDRSFDVGLDRAESVARRTTAPVPPRLPWTCSAAGQVRLEAGCKIDLGGIAKGWIVEQAAHMLRNRGQQNFVVNAGGDMVCARRKGDAPWSIGIADPAQPDVYVLTLDVENACVATSGTYRRRWRTGRDVRHHILDPRTGLPADSDLVSCTVIHPSLVAAEVMAKVFLILGLEQGRAWMEKVPNRGWAAIRSDGEVTHSWTS
- a CDS encoding ferric reductase-like transmembrane domain-containing protein; the protein is MDIVEEPQVFPFVLTCVLTFVLMAMTYGMTYLLHLPTTRADDLYWYLTRAAAFIAYALLTLTVMLGVSSSSALWDRWRARRLMTQLHQFTSLMVLPFLVLHLWALHQDTSVPFPWPAVFVPFEASYRPFATGLGVLSLFTVLILWITSFLRAKLGTRTWRAIHFLSFPTYLAVTLHGLLSGSDSGAVWARWLYLLPLVVIVLLSFQRLRARR
- a CDS encoding FUSC family protein, with amino-acid sequence MKTRFLGLEAIVRRDRSQLNTVVGLRTAIAVVICLVIGVLAGNLSDGLGAAIGAQVSGFAVLSGTARRRIRTLTFAGFWMAVSTWVGGVTADTALHVVLITLLSFLAGLLTCVSPEAGMIGTWSIIAILFMPAGHLTAGQALERSLFMLCGALVQMILLIAVEWLRTSNAERAGVSAALRAIAQYARTPSRGADLKVASTLLDAGARLSDSFMVQSRWETLRTLLDFAESIRIEVVALVGMERAVRDAEAPEDGRLLRDVAAAREAVAHLLTAAADRLAREPRTMLFNRTARAHPEGQAAAQQFRTLEAAAGRLEAGGWKHASTCVRHACEELHRMMERVQSDRRTLGQRFLEQRLRLSPPPLRTAWETLRTNFTFRSSAFRHAVRLAAAMCIAVLLESVSPLQRSYWLPLTVLVILKPEFSTTFIRGVGRSVGTLIGAVVATGLIAIPDETHTLGIVLMGLLLWGMYAFLNYNLVVFSTFLTAEVVVLLSFFQHLAPLAMLVNRVVYTIAGSLLAFLAYIVWPTWQRRNVPAAIARVIRQEQLYLRSVWLRTDDAGQLADRGGREDRSKHDPAFYRKQTRLARTNAVSLVNQAVNEPGKQSWDAASVEGMLTALHRLSDAILWVESYTRNAPRDVLADPRVQQFLTYVDRCLSELALAVEHQAAGEAAHPDAANGVLDSVRTYTKQEIRGMDIPPDLIPIFLRMEDAIGTLFRMTATLTAPTAEPAAAGS